A region from the Riemerella anatipestifer genome encodes:
- the rpoC gene encoding DNA-directed RNA polymerase subunit beta' → MSNKNKTSRFNKISIGLASPESILQDSRGEVLKPETINYRTHKPERDGLFCEKIFGPVKDYECACGKYKRIRYKGIVCDRCGVEVTEKKVRRERIGHINLVVPVAHIWYFRSLPNKIGYLLGLPSKKLDMIIYYERYVVIQQGIAKKLDGSDFEEMEFLTEEEYLDILDTLPAENQYLDDSDPNKFIAKMGAEAVEELLKRIDLDALSYDLRHKAHNETSKQRRTEALKRLSVVEALRDANTRMINRPEWMVMRVLPVIPPELRPLVPLDGGRFATSDLNDLYRRVIIRNNRLKRLLEIKAPEVILRNEKRMLQEAVDSLFDNTRKSSAVKSESNRPLKSLSDSLKGKQGRFRQNLLGKRVDYSARSVIVVGPTLQLHECGIPKDMAAELYKPFIIRKLIERGIVKTVKSAKRIIDRKEPVVYDILENVMKGHPVLLNRAPTLHRLGIQAFQPKMIEGKAIQLHPLVTTAFNADFDGDQMAVHLPLGPEAILEAQLLMLGSQNILNPANGSPITVPSQDMVLGLYFMTKEAHSTEDYKVKGEGLTFYSPEEAEIAYNEGQVTLNAKVKCKLPVKNENGELVTKLIETTVGRILFNQIVPEQIGFINELLTKKSLRNVIGRILAETDFPTTVQFLDRMKDLGYSNAFKGGLSFSLADIVVPEEKKQMIASAVESVDDIKANYNMGLITDTERYNQVIDVWTNTNANLTEMIMQRMKTDQGGFNSVYMMLDSGARGSKEQIRQLSGMRGLMAKPQKAGSVGAEIIENPIVANFKEGLSILEYFISTHGARKGLADTALKTADAGYLTRRLVDVAQDVIITEDDCGTLRGVEVTPLKKNDEIVERLSERILGRISLHDIYDPETDELIVEADVLIDEELAKKIEEAGIESVEVRSPLTCESKRGICAKCYGRNLATGKMIHMGEAVGVIAAQSIGEPGTQLTLRTFHQGGTAGNVSENPSIVAKRDGIVEMDEIRTVTSEDEEGNQAEIVVSRSTEFRLVADNANRTPIMVANLPYGSILSVKPGDKVKKGDLIARWDPYNAVIIAETSGKVEYEDIIKGVSFQLEIDEQTGFEEKVISESRNKKAVPTLRVVDSKGVEQKSYNLPVGAHLMVNDGEKIKAGKILIKIPRKSAKAGDITGGLPRVTELFEARNPSNPAVVTEIDGVVSYGKIKRGNRELIVESKSGEIKKYLVKLSNQILVQENDFVRAGSPLSDGSVTPNDILAIKGPTAVQEYLVNEIQEVYRLQGVKIDDKHFEIIVRQMMTKVEIVDGGDTQFLEGSLEHKQDFIEENERVFGMKVVTDPGDSQVLKAGQMITARELRDENSKLKREDLKLVEVREALTATAHPVLQGITRAALQTKSFMSAASFQETTKVLNEAAVSGKVDELNGLKENVIVGHRIPAGTGLKDYQNFIVGSNKEFEDLN, encoded by the coding sequence ATGTCAAATAAAAATAAAACAAGTAGATTTAATAAAATCTCGATAGGTTTAGCTTCACCAGAGTCTATTTTACAAGATTCAAGAGGGGAAGTATTAAAACCAGAAACCATTAACTATAGAACGCACAAACCTGAAAGAGACGGGCTTTTCTGTGAGAAAATATTCGGTCCTGTAAAGGATTACGAGTGTGCTTGTGGAAAATATAAGCGTATCCGTTATAAAGGCATTGTCTGCGACCGATGCGGTGTAGAAGTAACGGAGAAAAAAGTGCGTAGAGAGCGTATAGGGCACATCAACTTGGTAGTTCCTGTAGCTCATATTTGGTACTTCCGTTCTTTACCAAATAAGATAGGTTATCTTCTAGGATTACCATCTAAGAAGCTAGATATGATTATCTATTACGAAAGATATGTGGTAATTCAGCAAGGTATCGCTAAAAAATTAGATGGTTCTGATTTCGAGGAAATGGAATTCTTAACCGAGGAAGAATATCTAGATATTTTAGATACACTTCCTGCGGAAAATCAATACTTAGATGACTCTGACCCTAATAAGTTTATCGCTAAAATGGGAGCAGAAGCAGTGGAAGAATTATTAAAGAGAATAGATTTAGATGCTCTTTCTTATGATTTAAGACACAAGGCTCACAACGAAACATCTAAGCAAAGAAGAACAGAAGCACTTAAAAGATTATCAGTAGTAGAAGCTCTTAGAGATGCTAATACGAGAATGATTAACCGCCCAGAGTGGATGGTAATGCGTGTGCTTCCTGTAATACCACCAGAGTTAAGACCATTAGTACCACTAGATGGTGGGCGTTTTGCGACATCGGACCTTAACGACCTTTACAGAAGAGTAATTATCAGAAACAACCGTCTTAAGAGACTTCTAGAAATTAAAGCTCCTGAAGTTATCTTAAGAAACGAGAAGCGTATGCTTCAAGAAGCGGTAGATTCTTTATTTGATAATACAAGAAAATCTTCTGCGGTTAAATCTGAGTCTAACAGACCATTGAAATCTCTTTCTGATTCATTAAAAGGTAAGCAAGGGCGTTTCCGTCAGAACTTACTTGGTAAAAGGGTAGACTACTCTGCTCGTTCGGTAATTGTGGTAGGTCCTACTTTACAATTACACGAGTGTGGTATCCCTAAAGATATGGCGGCAGAGCTTTATAAGCCGTTCATCATCAGAAAACTAATAGAAAGAGGTATCGTAAAAACGGTAAAATCTGCGAAAAGAATTATAGATAGAAAAGAACCTGTGGTGTACGACATTCTAGAAAATGTAATGAAAGGTCACCCAGTACTTCTTAACCGTGCTCCTACGCTTCACCGTTTAGGTATTCAGGCGTTCCAACCTAAAATGATTGAAGGTAAAGCGATACAATTACATCCATTGGTAACTACGGCATTCAACGCTGACTTTGATGGTGACCAGATGGCGGTACACTTACCTTTAGGTCCAGAGGCTATTTTAGAGGCTCAACTTTTAATGTTAGGTTCTCAGAATATCTTGAACCCTGCTAACGGTTCTCCAATTACGGTACCTTCTCAAGACATGGTACTTGGGCTTTATTTTATGACTAAAGAAGCTCACTCTACGGAGGATTATAAAGTGAAGGGAGAAGGTTTAACTTTCTACTCTCCAGAGGAAGCAGAAATCGCCTACAACGAAGGACAAGTAACGCTTAATGCTAAAGTTAAGTGTAAACTTCCTGTAAAAAATGAAAACGGAGAATTAGTAACTAAACTGATTGAAACTACTGTTGGTAGAATTTTATTCAATCAGATAGTACCTGAACAAATAGGATTCATCAATGAACTTTTAACGAAGAAATCATTAAGAAATGTAATTGGTAGAATCTTAGCAGAAACTGATTTCCCAACTACAGTTCAGTTCTTGGATAGAATGAAAGACTTAGGATACTCTAACGCATTCAAAGGAGGTCTATCGTTCAGCTTAGCTGATATTGTGGTGCCAGAAGAGAAGAAACAAATGATAGCTTCGGCGGTAGAAAGTGTAGATGATATTAAGGCTAACTATAACATGGGTCTTATCACTGATACTGAGCGTTATAACCAAGTAATTGATGTTTGGACAAATACTAACGCTAACCTTACCGAAATGATTATGCAGAGAATGAAGACCGATCAAGGTGGTTTCAACTCTGTATATATGATGCTAGATTCTGGTGCGAGGGGTTCTAAAGAGCAGATTCGTCAGTTATCAGGTATGCGTGGTCTAATGGCAAAACCTCAAAAAGCAGGTTCAGTAGGTGCGGAGATTATCGAAAACCCTATTGTAGCTAACTTTAAAGAGGGGCTTTCTATCCTTGAGTACTTTATCTCTACTCACGGTGCTCGTAAAGGTCTTGCGGATACGGCTCTTAAAACGGCGGACGCTGGTTACTTAACGAGAAGGTTGGTAGATGTAGCTCAAGATGTTATCATTACTGAAGACGATTGTGGTACACTAAGAGGTGTAGAAGTAACACCACTTAAAAAGAATGACGAAATAGTAGAGAGATTATCTGAAAGAATTTTAGGTAGAATTTCTTTACATGATATATATGATCCAGAAACAGACGAGTTAATCGTAGAAGCTGATGTTCTTATAGATGAAGAATTAGCTAAGAAGATAGAAGAGGCTGGTATAGAGTCTGTGGAGGTTCGTTCACCTTTAACTTGTGAATCTAAGAGAGGTATCTGTGCTAAATGTTACGGTAGAAACTTAGCTACAGGTAAGATGATTCATATGGGAGAAGCTGTGGGTGTTATTGCAGCACAGTCTATCGGGGAGCCAGGTACACAGCTTACCTTGAGAACCTTCCACCAAGGGGGAACAGCGGGTAACGTTTCCGAAAATCCATCTATCGTAGCTAAGAGAGATGGTATCGTAGAAATGGACGAAATTAGAACGGTAACTTCTGAAGATGAAGAAGGAAACCAAGCTGAAATTGTGGTATCTCGTTCTACCGAATTCCGTTTGGTAGCAGATAATGCTAATAGAACACCTATTATGGTGGCTAACTTACCTTACGGTTCAATACTTTCTGTGAAACCAGGGGATAAAGTGAAGAAAGGAGACCTTATCGCAAGATGGGATCCGTATAACGCGGTAATCATTGCTGAAACTTCTGGTAAGGTAGAGTACGAAGATATTATCAAAGGAGTGTCTTTCCAATTAGAAATTGACGAACAGACAGGCTTTGAAGAAAAAGTAATCTCTGAATCTAGAAATAAAAAAGCGGTACCTACCCTTAGAGTGGTAGATTCTAAAGGAGTAGAGCAAAAATCTTACAACTTACCTGTGGGAGCTCACTTAATGGTAAATGATGGAGAGAAGATTAAAGCTGGTAAGATTTTAATTAAAATCCCAAGAAAATCTGCAAAAGCAGGGGATATCACGGGAGGTCTTCCTAGAGTAACGGAACTTTTCGAAGCTAGAAATCCTTCTAATCCTGCGGTAGTAACCGAAATTGATGGAGTAGTATCTTACGGAAAAATCAAGAGAGGTAACCGTGAGCTTATCGTAGAGTCTAAATCAGGAGAAATTAAGAAATACTTGGTGAAGTTATCTAACCAAATCTTAGTTCAAGAAAACGACTTCGTAAGAGCAGGCTCTCCATTGTCAGATGGTTCTGTAACGCCTAATGATATTTTAGCAATTAAAGGTCCTACAGCGGTACAAGAATATCTGGTAAACGAAATCCAAGAGGTATACCGTTTACAAGGGGTGAAGATTGATGACAAGCACTTTGAAATCATCGTTCGCCAAATGATGACGAAAGTAGAGATTGTAGATGGTGGAGATACTCAGTTCTTAGAAGGTAGTCTAGAACATAAGCAAGACTTTATCGAAGAGAACGAAAGAGTGTTTGGTATGAAGGTGGTTACCGACCCAGGAGATTCTCAAGTGCTTAAAGCAGGTCAGATGATTACAGCGAGAGAATTAAGAGACGAAAACTCTAAGCTTAAGAGAGAAGACTTGAAACTGGTAGAAGTTCGCGAAGCACTTACAGCTACAGCACACCCAGTTTTACAAGGTATCACAAGAGCGGCTCTACAAACTAAGTCATTTATGTCTGCGGCATCTTTCCAAGAAACTACTAAGGTGCTTAACGAAGCAGCGGTATCAGGTAAAGTAGATGAGTTGAATGGTCTTAAAGAAAATGTAATTGTAGGACACAGAATTCCTGCAGGAACAGGTCTTAAAGATTATCAAAACTTTATCGTAGGTTCTAACAAAGAATTTGAAGACTTAAACTAA
- a CDS encoding T9SS type A sorting domain-containing protein gives MKKYLLIIGSFTVLIANAQESKTVEKRVALQKNLNKFSQEIAKRRANSNSYGQIPPNKYFEQDYKLTMNPLSGEVNREQLKKVWQELRKGKFSAKKEIGLLSTSSNLETLSASVNNKLWTERGPYEVGGRTRAIMFDPNDATGKKVFAGGVSGGLWVNNDITDPNSEWTPVNDFWENTSVVCMTFDPNDTHTFYVGTGESCTYDNVGSGIWKTTDGGQTWTNIFTQPVSYSGDVRRGNFYINDIKVRNNNGASEVYVGVSGGYNEGWHGLYDAGLYRSVDGGQSFSKVSSLIAGDSIGYSIQQIEIAVDNSVWVSTRQSMFGSGILSGGKVFKSEDGINFTNIYDASLPNSRVNFALSRQDANKAYVLMEGGGDTEPVRILKTVDGGTTWLATNDANAIITLPDDPDTGIEANDFTRGQAFYDLVIATDPDNDEVVYTGGINIHKSTDGAVTWNTLTKWHSSIALDKVTMHADQHAIVFNPANSSQILFGNDGGIYFASDKNAIGASTGIEMRNKRYNVTQFYDAAINPVANPANEEIIAGAQDNGTQALSGTPLSNNFYEAYEYTGGDGGQVAYDDENQYVINGYVYNNHYLYSYPTNKFVYLLSTETKRETTGHFINEIGVDKNLDIFYSYNAGLKLHRVSGLKSNPLKLVEGTVTVGTPASGEEVSKIAVSPYTTTSTKLFVGSNIGNLYKVVNANTTKPTSTKLVTPFVGSISDIEFGTSEDNIIVTLPNYGSDVSKVYYTTDGGQTWLNKHGNLPDIPVRCAFMNPENINEVLLGTELGIWGTTNFQSATPTWEQYSNGLGNVRVTNIDYRPSTKTLLASTYGRGVFTSVNEEVGLSTKETNTLKNNTRVYPNPSRGELHLQFNEQEYNNVKVLIYDGSGRLVYTQNGVKNGVEFYVNLPKGAYVLSAESQGKVFYTSTLIIK, from the coding sequence ATGAAAAAATATTTACTCATTATAGGTTCATTTACAGTGCTAATAGCTAATGCACAGGAATCTAAAACTGTGGAGAAGAGAGTTGCTCTTCAGAAAAATTTAAATAAGTTCAGTCAAGAAATAGCTAAACGTCGTGCTAATTCAAACTCTTATGGTCAGATACCGCCCAATAAATATTTTGAGCAAGATTATAAGCTTACTATGAATCCACTATCTGGAGAAGTAAATAGAGAACAGCTGAAAAAAGTATGGCAAGAACTGAGAAAAGGAAAGTTTAGTGCTAAAAAAGAGATAGGATTACTTAGTACGTCTAGTAATTTAGAAACATTGTCGGCTTCTGTTAATAATAAACTTTGGACAGAAAGAGGACCTTATGAGGTGGGAGGAAGAACAAGAGCTATAATGTTTGATCCTAATGATGCTACGGGTAAAAAAGTTTTTGCAGGAGGTGTTTCGGGAGGTTTATGGGTAAATAATGATATTACTGATCCAAATTCTGAGTGGACACCTGTAAATGATTTTTGGGAAAATACCTCGGTGGTATGTATGACTTTTGATCCTAATGATACTCATACTTTTTATGTAGGTACAGGAGAATCTTGTACTTATGATAATGTAGGTTCTGGGATTTGGAAAACGACAGATGGAGGCCAAACATGGACTAATATATTTACTCAACCTGTATCCTATTCAGGAGATGTGAGAAGAGGAAATTTTTACATTAATGACATTAAGGTAAGAAACAATAATGGTGCATCTGAAGTCTATGTAGGTGTAAGTGGAGGATATAATGAAGGCTGGCATGGGCTTTATGATGCGGGCTTGTATAGATCTGTAGATGGAGGACAAAGTTTCTCAAAAGTAAGTAGTTTGATTGCAGGAGATAGTATTGGGTACTCTATCCAGCAAATTGAAATTGCTGTGGATAACTCCGTATGGGTGTCTACTAGACAGTCAATGTTTGGTAGTGGTATTTTGTCAGGAGGAAAAGTATTCAAGTCTGAAGATGGTATCAATTTTACTAATATTTATGATGCTTCTTTGCCTAACTCTAGAGTAAACTTTGCTTTATCAAGACAAGACGCTAATAAAGCATATGTTTTAATGGAAGGAGGTGGAGACACAGAGCCTGTAAGAATTCTTAAAACAGTTGATGGGGGTACAACTTGGTTAGCAACTAATGATGCTAATGCTATTATAACTTTACCTGATGATCCTGATACAGGAATAGAAGCCAATGACTTTACAAGAGGGCAAGCTTTTTATGATTTGGTAATAGCAACAGATCCTGATAATGATGAAGTGGTGTATACAGGAGGTATCAATATTCATAAATCTACTGATGGAGCTGTAACATGGAATACACTCACGAAGTGGCATTCTTCTATTGCATTAGACAAAGTTACGATGCATGCAGATCAACATGCTATAGTGTTCAATCCTGCTAATAGTTCACAAATTCTATTTGGTAATGATGGAGGTATTTACTTTGCCTCAGATAAAAATGCGATTGGGGCTAGCACAGGCATAGAAATGAGAAATAAAAGATATAATGTAACTCAGTTTTATGATGCAGCTATAAATCCAGTTGCTAATCCAGCTAATGAAGAGATTATAGCAGGAGCACAAGATAATGGAACTCAAGCTTTATCAGGGACTCCATTGTCTAATAATTTTTATGAAGCCTATGAGTATACTGGTGGTGATGGAGGTCAGGTAGCTTATGATGACGAAAATCAGTATGTAATTAATGGATATGTGTATAATAACCATTACCTTTACTCTTACCCAACTAATAAGTTTGTTTATTTACTATCAACAGAAACAAAAAGAGAAACAACAGGACACTTTATAAATGAAATAGGGGTAGATAAAAACTTAGATATATTTTACTCTTATAATGCAGGGCTTAAACTTCATAGAGTGAGTGGTTTAAAATCTAATCCTCTTAAATTAGTTGAAGGAACGGTAACAGTGGGGACACCTGCCTCTGGAGAGGAAGTGAGCAAAATAGCTGTGTCTCCTTATACCACAACATCTACAAAATTATTTGTAGGGTCAAATATTGGTAATCTTTACAAGGTAGTAAATGCAAATACAACTAAGCCTACTTCAACCAAATTGGTAACCCCTTTTGTGGGAAGTATATCAGATATAGAGTTTGGTACTTCTGAAGATAATATAATAGTAACTCTACCTAATTATGGCTCTGATGTAAGTAAAGTTTATTACACTACCGACGGTGGACAAACATGGCTCAATAAACATGGCAATCTACCAGATATACCAGTTAGATGTGCGTTTATGAACCCAGAAAACATCAATGAAGTTTTATTGGGTACAGAGTTGGGTATTTGGGGAACAACTAATTTCCAATCGGCTACACCTACTTGGGAGCAATACTCTAATGGGCTTGGTAATGTAAGAGTTACAAATATAGACTATCGTCCTTCTACCAAAACATTATTAGCTTCTACCTATGGTAGAGGAGTGTTTACTTCTGTTAATGAAGAGGTTGGGCTAAGCACAAAGGAAACAAATACATTAAAAAATAATACTAGAGTTTATCCAAATCCTTCTCGTGGAGAGCTTCATTTACAGTTTAATGAGCAGGAATATAATAATGTTAAAGTTTTAATATATGATGGCTCTGGTAGATTAGTATACACTCAAAATGGTGTAAAAAATGGTGTGGAATTTTATGTAAACCTTCCAAAGGGTGCTTATGTACTTAGTGCAGAGAGTCAAGGGAAGGTATTTTATACATCAACACTAATCATCAAATAA
- a CDS encoding TonB-dependent receptor, with amino-acid sequence MNKLTTFITFLLVTKAIAQNVEKEKVVDSVVISARQKVKQERREFFKQAQSTEIISAYEVERNNPHFIEQSLGTMAGVQVEKRTQFGGQRVILRGYGNDQKFNNWGVKFYLNSAPITNADGVTVLEDIDFSLINNIEVVKGPASTLYGGGTGGAVRFYMRPETKKGTHLSESLAFGSFGLFQSNTKVETVTDNANIMFNYGHIGSDGYRPRGNTRKNNYAFMGNFKLAQTHSLMVYASHNNSYEGVTGQISLQDYYDGKDPGNAAYARKNAANHFIATRTIIGHQWKINPNVTYNTSLFYHHLDTKRTAAGAAENSQQPSYGVRSELKWSYPISEDFKNEMETGGEYLISRALISNYRFDGSLDKPDLQTRPLSKRGTYFKYDNYNFSVFLTNRLTYQPLDLSLLLGVSGNKQGYDRTDLLAYPGLLEGYKQDASFKKDFSMVLTPHIALQKKWKNQLFNLSYSEGYNAPTASTAFVSATGKTNDLLKAERAKMWDFSVHGLLGKTKFDYQISLFDIRVQDKLTQLWASDGAGDMYSYWGNTGNQFNRGLELSLGYSYTSNNFINKVLPYFNLSKYDFKYQSFSMLGEDYSGKKVVGVPSVKYSLGLDFDTRFGLYVRNTFNYLSDVYTDFANEINVKGFHQYNAKIGYKKEFGKWSLDAYVAGNNLTNRVNYTFLFVGNAIGDTDLGNGYPVGVTTDVNPGPARAYFFGGTTIKYSF; translated from the coding sequence ATGAATAAATTAACCACTTTTATCACTTTTTTATTAGTAACAAAAGCTATTGCACAGAATGTAGAAAAAGAAAAAGTTGTAGACAGTGTTGTCATAAGTGCAAGGCAAAAAGTAAAGCAAGAGAGGAGAGAGTTTTTTAAACAAGCCCAATCTACAGAAATTATATCCGCTTACGAAGTGGAAAGAAATAATCCTCACTTTATAGAGCAATCACTAGGAACAATGGCAGGAGTTCAGGTAGAAAAAAGAACTCAATTTGGAGGGCAAAGAGTTATTTTGAGAGGTTATGGTAACGACCAGAAATTCAATAACTGGGGAGTGAAGTTTTACCTCAATTCGGCACCAATTACTAATGCCGATGGTGTTACTGTTTTAGAAGATATAGATTTTTCTCTTATCAATAATATTGAGGTCGTTAAAGGTCCTGCCTCTACACTTTATGGTGGAGGTACAGGTGGAGCCGTGAGGTTCTATATGCGTCCAGAAACTAAAAAAGGGACTCATTTATCAGAATCTTTGGCTTTTGGTTCGTTTGGTTTGTTTCAGTCTAATACCAAGGTAGAAACTGTAACAGATAACGCAAATATTATGTTCAACTATGGGCATATAGGGAGTGATGGCTACCGTCCTAGAGGCAATACTAGGAAAAATAACTATGCCTTTATGGGGAATTTTAAACTGGCACAAACTCATAGTTTAATGGTGTATGCGAGTCATAACAATTCCTATGAAGGCGTTACAGGACAGATTTCTCTTCAGGATTATTACGATGGAAAAGACCCTGGCAATGCAGCTTATGCAAGAAAAAATGCGGCAAACCATTTCATTGCAACCAGAACTATTATAGGGCATCAGTGGAAAATCAATCCTAATGTTACCTATAATACCTCTTTATTTTATCATCATTTAGATACTAAGCGAACGGCTGCAGGAGCGGCAGAAAACTCTCAACAACCAAGCTATGGTGTGAGGTCTGAGCTAAAATGGAGTTATCCTATTTCTGAAGATTTTAAAAATGAAATGGAAACAGGTGGAGAATATCTTATTTCTAGAGCTTTAATCTCTAATTATCGTTTTGACGGCAGTTTGGATAAACCAGATTTACAGACTCGACCATTATCTAAAAGAGGTACTTATTTTAAGTATGATAATTATAATTTTTCGGTATTTCTTACCAATAGATTAACCTATCAACCTTTAGACTTATCTCTTCTTTTGGGTGTGAGTGGCAATAAGCAAGGTTATGATAGAACAGACTTGTTGGCTTATCCTGGACTGTTAGAAGGCTACAAACAAGATGCGTCATTCAAGAAAGATTTTTCTATGGTTTTAACCCCTCATATAGCATTACAAAAAAAATGGAAGAATCAATTATTTAATTTAAGCTATAGTGAGGGTTATAACGCACCTACAGCTTCCACAGCATTTGTTTCTGCTACAGGAAAAACTAATGATTTACTCAAAGCAGAGCGTGCTAAAATGTGGGATTTTTCAGTACACGGATTGCTAGGAAAAACGAAATTTGATTATCAAATATCCTTGTTTGATATCAGAGTTCAAGATAAGCTAACACAGCTTTGGGCTAGCGATGGTGCTGGAGATATGTACTCTTATTGGGGGAATACAGGAAATCAGTTCAATAGAGGACTAGAGTTGAGTCTAGGCTATTCTTATACATCTAATAATTTTATAAATAAAGTGTTACCGTATTTTAATCTTTCTAAATATGATTTTAAATATCAGTCCTTTAGTATGTTAGGTGAAGATTATTCAGGTAAAAAGGTGGTAGGTGTACCTTCGGTAAAATACTCCTTAGGGTTAGATTTTGATACGCGTTTTGGACTTTATGTTAGAAATACATTCAATTATTTAAGTGATGTTTATACTGATTTTGCCAACGAAATCAATGTAAAAGGTTTTCATCAATACAATGCCAAGATAGGTTATAAAAAGGAGTTTGGTAAGTGGAGTTTAGACGCTTATGTAGCAGGGAATAATTTAACGAATAGAGTCAACTATACCTTTCTATTTGTAGGGAATGCGATAGGCGATACTGATTTAGGTAATGGCTATCCTGTTGGGGTAACTACCGATGTTAATCCTGGTCCAGCAAGAGCCTATTTCTTCGGAGGGACTACCATTAAGTATAGCTTTTAG
- a CDS encoding DUF3467 domain-containing protein: protein MDNNQNQDPNNINIELNEMVAAGVYANLALVNHSPSEFVLDFIQLMPGVQQAKVRSRVILAPLHAKRVLNALQQNIANYEQQFGEIKEVEPFVLGGNNTPQA from the coding sequence ATGGACAACAATCAAAACCAAGATCCAAACAACATTAACATTGAACTTAACGAAATGGTAGCAGCTGGTGTATATGCTAACTTAGCTTTGGTAAACCATTCTCCATCTGAGTTTGTTTTAGACTTCATTCAGTTAATGCCAGGTGTTCAACAAGCTAAAGTAAGATCTAGGGTAATTTTAGCACCATTACATGCTAAAAGAGTTCTAAATGCTTTACAGCAAAATATTGCTAACTATGAGCAACAGTTTGGAGAAATTAAAGAGGTTGAGCCTTTTGTATTAGGTGGTAACAATACGCCTCAAGCGTAA